Proteins encoded by one window of Cannabis sativa cultivar Pink pepper isolate KNU-18-1 chromosome 4, ASM2916894v1, whole genome shotgun sequence:
- the LOC115714082 gene encoding protein trichome birefringence-like 14 → MKVGTNSFLRGRPFSFILACLLATTLLLWLCEKNPFSTTLLSTPNQFSIPAIGFVEVSPNTSLSVTKANENIEEKDIQISILEDINEDKEKSVAGPVGSPPEISSEMQKSEVTGEEEKSDVGPVVSPPEFISEMQKTEGDVPSLSTKKVCNFAKGRWEKDNERPLYSGFDCKQWLSEMWACRLTQRTDFSYEKYRWQPENCETSKFERSSFLRRMQDKTIAFIGDSLGRQQFQSLMCMASGGLYSPEVENVGKQYGLVKARGAIRPDGWAYRFPKTNTTILYYWSASLSDLVPLDAKDRASDVAMHLDRPPAFLRKYLHRFHVLVLNTGHHWNRGKLNANRWVMYVDGKPNADRKRAEIGNAKNFTVHSIARWVDSQLPSHPNLKAFFRTISPRHFSNGDWNTGGSCDNTSPLSGGSEVVNDGSKDPIVEDAVKGTNVKLLDITALSELRDEGHISRYSIRGTTGINDCLHWCLPGIPDAWNELLIAQI, encoded by the exons ATGAAAGTGGGAACTAACTCTTTCTTGCGGGGAAgaccattttctttcattttggCTTGCCTACTTGCGACAACTTTATTACTTTGGTTATGTGAAAAGAATCCTTTCAGCACTACTTTATTGTCGACCCCAAATCAATTTTCCATCCCCGCTATAG GGTTTGTTGAAGTAAGCCCTAACACTTCCTTGAGTGTTACAAAGGCAAATGAAAATATTGAAGAAAAAGATATCCAGATTTCTATACTAGAAGACATAAATGAGgacaaagaaaaatcagttgcTGGACCAGTGGGTTCTCCACCTGAAATTTCGTCTGAAATGCAGAAAAGCGAAGTTACTGGGGAAGAAGAAAAGTCAGATGTTGGACCAGTTGTTTCTCCACCTGAATTTATCTCCGAAATGCAAAAAACTGAAGGAGATGTGCCATCGTTATCGACAAAGAAAG TTTGCAACTTCGCCAAAGGTAGATGGGAGAAAGATAATGAGCGGCCACTATATTCTGGGTTTGATTGTAAGCAGTGGCTATCAGAAATGTGGGCATGTAGATTGACTCAACGAACTGATTTCTCTTATGAGAAATATCGATGGCAACCAGAAAATTGCGAAACATCGAAATTTGAGAGATCTTCATTCTTGAGAAG AATGCAGGACAAAACAATTGCTTTCATTGGAGATTCATTGGGCCGACAGCAGTTCCAGTCTTTAATGTGCATGGCCTCTGGTGGGTTATATAGCCCGGAAGTTGAAAATGTAGGAAAGCAGTATGGTCTTGTAAAAGCTCGTGGAGCCATTCGTCCTGATGGTTGGGCTTATCGATTTCCAAAAACCAATACGACCATTCTCTATTACTGGTCAGCAAGTCTGTCTGATTTAGTTCCACTTGATGCCAAAGACCGAGCCTCTGATGTAGCCATGCATCTAGACCGTCCACCAGCTTTCTTAAGAAAGTACCTTCACCGTTTTCACGTATTAGTTCTGAATACTGGGCATCATTGGAACAGGGGAAAGCTGAATGCAAACCGGTGGGTGATGTATGTTGATGGAAAGCCTAATGCAGACAGAAAACGTGCAGAAATTGGGAATGCCAAGAATTTCACAGTTCATAGTATTGCCAGGTGGGTTGATTCCCAGCTTCCCTCTCATCCCAACCTCAAAGCTTTCTTTAGAACTATCTCACCTAGGCATTTCTCTAATGGTGATTGGAACACGGGGGGTAGTTGTGATAATACAAGTCCATTGTCTGGTGGAAGTGAAGTTGTTAATGATGGATCAAAGGATCCAATAGTTGAAGATGCTGTAAAGGGTACAAATGTAAAGCTTTTAGATATCACTGCTCTCTCTGAACTAAGGGATGAGGGTCATATTTCCCGCTACAGCATTAGAGGCACAACTGGCATCAACGATTGCTTGCATTGGTGCCTACCTGGGATTCCAGATGCATGGAACGAACTACTTATTGCACAGATATAA